Proteins encoded in a region of the Panthera tigris isolate Pti1 chromosome B2, P.tigris_Pti1_mat1.1, whole genome shotgun sequence genome:
- the ID4 gene encoding DNA-binding protein inhibitor ID-4 has translation MKAVSPVRPSGRKAPSGCGGGELALRCLAEHGHSLGGSAAAAAAAAAARCKAAEAAADEPALCLQCDMNDCYSRLRRLVPTIPPNKKVSKVEILQHVIDYILDLQLALETHPALLRQPPPPAPPHHPAGTCPAAPPRTPLTALNTDPAGAVNKQGDSILCR, from the exons ATGAAGGCGGTGAGCCCCGTGCGCCCCTCGGGCCGCAAGGCGCCGTCGGGCTGCGGCGGAGGGGAGCTGGCCCTGCGCTGCCTGGCCGAGCACGgccacagcctgggtggctcggcggccgcggcggccgcggcggcggcagCGCGCTGCaaggcggcggaggcggcggccgACGAGCCGGCGCTGTGCCTGCAGTGCGATATGAACGACTGCTACAGCCGCCTGCGGAGGCTGGTGCCCACCATCCCGCCCAACAAGAAAGTCAGCAAAGTGGAGATCCTGCAGCACGTTATCGACTACATCCTGGACCTGCAGCTGGCGCTGGAGACGCACCCGGCTCTGCTGAggcagccgccgccgcccgcgccacCGCACCACCCAGCCGGGACCTGTCCGGCCGCGCCGCCGCGGACCCCGCTCACGGCGCTCAACACGGACCCG GCCGGCGCGGTGAACAAGCAGGGCGACAGCATTCTGTGCCGCTGA